A genomic stretch from Rubripirellula reticaptiva includes:
- a CDS encoding DUF6250 domain-containing protein: MRRYPRESNGKPAEHLALNDKDEKPGYLITPDKLMPVRLVAYDDRIQYIVDGKLIYEIASGDTIQVEGRDSQDDPTVQKTIYDLNRFPFYRDGYFGFRMLGTHHIYTNFRVHALVPDVDVDTARSDPGTQ; this comes from the coding sequence ATGCGACGATATCCACGCGAGTCGAACGGTAAGCCAGCGGAGCATCTAGCCCTCAACGACAAAGATGAGAAACCGGGTTACCTGATCACACCCGACAAATTGATGCCGGTGCGACTGGTCGCCTACGACGATAGGATCCAGTACATCGTCGACGGAAAACTGATTTACGAAATTGCAAGCGGCGATACGATCCAGGTCGAAGGACGTGACAGCCAAGACGACCCTACAGTCCAAAAAACAATCTACGACCTCAATCGATTTCCATTTTACCGAGACGGCTATTTCGGATTTCGCATGTTGGGCACTCACCACATCTACACGAACTTCCGCGTCCATGCGTTGGTTCCCGATGTCGACGTCGACACAGCGCGCAGCGACCCCGGCACTCAGTAA
- a CDS encoding sigma-70 family RNA polymerase sigma factor: MDENRKREEFAQCWLNAEPSISAYIFAAVSGFHDAEDVVQRVAQELARRFNEYDSNRPFIGWALWIAKSRVVDFYRMQGRNQLVFSNDLLQRLGETIAEQAETRDRRREALEACLNGLPENSRRLLDLRYVDDLSASQVAESIGSTTGSVRVLLSRARNALADCVQRRLAGEHA, from the coding sequence ATGGACGAGAATCGAAAACGCGAAGAATTTGCACAGTGCTGGCTAAACGCTGAGCCTTCGATCTCGGCGTATATCTTTGCGGCTGTGTCGGGGTTCCACGACGCTGAAGATGTCGTGCAGCGAGTTGCCCAAGAGCTTGCTCGGCGGTTCAACGAATACGACTCGAATCGCCCATTCATTGGCTGGGCCTTGTGGATCGCCAAGTCACGGGTAGTCGATTTTTACCGAATGCAGGGCCGCAATCAGTTGGTTTTTTCCAATGATTTGCTACAGCGGCTCGGCGAGACAATTGCCGAGCAAGCTGAAACCAGAGATCGGCGCCGGGAAGCTTTGGAAGCCTGCCTCAACGGGCTACCCGAGAACTCACGCAGGCTGCTGGATCTGCGTTATGTCGATGACCTCTCGGCCTCGCAGGTCGCCGAATCGATTGGATCGACGACGGGTTCGGTTCGTGTACTTTTATCGAGAGCACGCAATGCCTTAGCTGACTGCGTTCAGCGCCGCCTTGCCGGAGAGCATGCATGA
- a CDS encoding DUF6250 domain-containing protein: MNWKILPLVIAILAMGSRAAFADDHPIVIGRGAGLFKVGEVLAKNDLENLNNWEVQIQQRSGFPPAKVTARGHAFDCLLPGIGCTVWFKQKLSTHVTIAYDVLCPTPQPAIKGAQPRDINNFWMANDPMVRNEGLFDPQRYNENFSSYEKIHGYYASTGGGGAIANLTT, from the coding sequence ATGAACTGGAAGATTTTGCCCCTGGTGATTGCTATCTTAGCGATGGGATCCAGGGCAGCTTTCGCCGACGACCACCCGATAGTGATTGGGCGCGGTGCTGGCTTGTTCAAGGTCGGCGAGGTACTGGCAAAAAACGACCTTGAAAACTTGAACAACTGGGAAGTTCAGATCCAGCAGCGATCCGGTTTTCCACCAGCGAAGGTTACAGCGCGCGGTCACGCGTTCGACTGCCTGCTGCCAGGAATCGGCTGCACGGTGTGGTTCAAACAGAAACTCTCGACGCACGTCACCATTGCGTACGACGTACTTTGCCCGACGCCGCAACCAGCGATCAAAGGGGCACAGCCGCGCGACATCAACAACTTCTGGATGGCCAACGATCCGATGGTTCGCAACGAAGGCCTGTTCGATCCGCAACGGTACAACGAGAATTTTTCTTCCTATGAAAAGATCCACGGCTACTACGCCAGTACCGGTGGTGGTGGCGCCATCGCCAACCTAACAACGTGA
- a CDS encoding DUF5658 family protein — MIAAVMLTILAVTTLHAQPGRFSRTESDSRMPIETERGYLFVNGEYLQPPYKIEADFEKDLIRINGADYSADAFDLSGLVNLDSARRRGGEGGRRGMGFRDGGWDRGRERQAEFAEPSGSVSARTFFRELDTLRLNTIVVLQNERPPLFLSLSEESYALLSSLIATDSGFQDAMVIPDAVQSPAEREVWEQLVSQFVATPAFLQRAKLHVEKMDAEARQVDDFAAAIELSSRISYPLTTFALVLVVVAIGHLLIHAQPMFGGVDDPSGLENIKKATVLCLVIVGLMSGIDLIWTLIANQNGSMRELNPLGSKLIDNPAQLIMFKFVVTSISIGLLFWFREIPFARRATWWCCLVLTLLTARWLTFHSLFA; from the coding sequence ATGATTGCAGCAGTAATGTTGACGATTTTGGCAGTGACTACCCTGCACGCTCAGCCAGGTCGATTCTCGCGAACAGAGTCGGACTCGAGAATGCCGATTGAGACTGAGAGGGGGTATCTGTTTGTCAACGGAGAGTACCTGCAGCCGCCGTACAAGATTGAAGCTGATTTTGAGAAAGACTTGATCCGCATCAACGGAGCTGACTATTCAGCGGATGCGTTCGATTTGAGCGGTTTGGTGAATCTCGATTCTGCCAGGCGTAGAGGAGGCGAAGGTGGTCGTCGAGGAATGGGATTTCGGGACGGTGGATGGGATCGTGGACGGGAACGTCAGGCGGAATTCGCAGAGCCGTCGGGCAGCGTCTCTGCCAGAACGTTCTTTCGCGAACTCGACACGCTTCGCCTCAACACGATTGTCGTTTTGCAGAATGAGCGGCCACCTTTGTTCTTGTCGCTTAGCGAGGAAAGCTACGCCTTATTGTCGTCACTGATTGCAACCGATTCAGGGTTTCAAGATGCCATGGTGATTCCCGATGCAGTGCAGTCACCAGCGGAACGCGAGGTTTGGGAACAACTGGTGAGTCAGTTTGTTGCGACTCCCGCATTTCTTCAGCGAGCAAAGCTTCACGTAGAAAAAATGGACGCAGAAGCAAGGCAAGTTGATGACTTTGCCGCGGCCATTGAGTTGAGCAGTCGAATCAGCTATCCGTTGACGACGTTCGCTCTTGTCTTGGTCGTGGTTGCGATCGGGCATCTGTTGATCCATGCCCAGCCAATGTTCGGTGGCGTCGACGACCCGTCGGGTTTGGAGAATATCAAGAAGGCAACAGTCTTGTGTCTCGTCATTGTTGGATTGATGTCGGGGATCGATCTGATCTGGACACTGATTGCGAATCAAAATGGCTCGATGCGAGAGCTCAATCCGTTGGGCAGCAAATTGATCGACAACCCCGCCCAACTGATAATGTTCAAATTCGTCGTCACATCCATCTCAATTGGGCTTTTGTTCTGGTTTCGCGAAATTCCCTTCGCTCGCCGAGCAACATGGTGGTGCTGCTTAGTGCTAACGCTGTTGACGGCACGTTGGTTGACGTTCCACTCATTGTTTGCCTGA
- a CDS encoding transposase family protein → MVQDFAELPDPRSLVTKRHLLGDMNMISTMAVIAGAEGPKPISVCAKSNEH, encoded by the coding sequence ATCGTACAAGACTTTGCCGAACTGCCTGATCCGCGATCGCTTGTCACAAAGCGTCATCTTCTTGGAGACATGAACATGATCAGCACTATGGCTGTCATTGCTGGTGCAGAAGGGCCCAAGCCAATCAGTGTTTGTGCCAAGAGCAATGAACATTGA